Genomic DNA from Thermobifida alba:
GGCGGTGTCCTGTTCGCCCAGGAGCGCGACGATCTCGGGCTCGCGGGCGGCGATGCGCTCCTCGATCTCGGCGAGGCGCACGCGGATGGCCGCGATGTCCTCCTCGGAGAAGAGCACCTGGTCGGCGCCGCCGATGAGCTGCTGGGCCACCTGGAGGAAGTCGATGGCGGTCTCCCCGTCCCCGATCTGCACCAGCTGCGGCAGGCTGTCGGCGACCGCCTCCAGCTTGTCCAGCAGGTCCTGCTGGAAGCGGTAGTTGAGGATCTCGGGGGCTTCGGCCGCGCTGACCGCGCGGATGTCCAGGGCCTGCGCCTCCAGCAGCGCGGCGTTGGCCTGCGCGGTGCTCTCGGCCTCGACGAACCGCTGGCGGGCCAGGGCGCGGGCGCGGTTGGTCTCGCGTTCCAGGGCGGTGTCCATCTGCGCCTGGTACTGGGCGATGTCGGCCTGGATCGCGGAGAGGGTCTCGGTGAGGGAGGCGAGCTCCTTGTTGAGGTCGCCCTCGTTCTGCTCCTTGCGCAGCTGGAGCTGGTACTCGTAGGTGTAGGCCTCCTTGGCCACCCGCACCATCTCGGGGGCGGCCAGGTCCATGCGGTACTCCTGGCTGGACGGCTCGGCGTGGGTGATGTTGGCGTTGGTCAGCCGCACCGCGGGCAGGAACTGCTGGTTGAGCTGGTCCAGCAGGCGGGCGGTGTTCTCGCCCACCAGGTCGTAGATCTCCGAGGCCTGCTGCTCGTAGATGAGGCTGCGGGTGGTCTCGCTGATGGCGTTGTTGAGCTTGTCCTGGAATCCCTGCACCGCGCCCAGGGTGAAGACGAACTCGACGGGGTCCTCGATGCGGAACTGGAGGAACAGGTCGACCGACGCCTTGACGCCGCTCTTGGTGGGGGCCTCGCGGATGGGGGCGTTGAAGGGGTACTCCCGGGTCGTGTTGACGATGTAGGAGACCCGCTTCCACGGGTTGAACAGGGTGACCCGGCCGGGGCCGACGATCTGCTCCAGCTTTCCGAACTTGCTGATCAGCGCCACGCAGCCGTCGGGGACCATGACCATGCCCTGGCGCCACCAGCTGAAGGCGCCGATGGCGACGACCAGCAGCCAGTAGTGCGGGCCGAAGAGGACCAGGGTGGCGCCCGGGATGGCCAGGGTGACCAGGGAGCCCACCAGGCCCAGCACGACGAGCAGGATCACGGGCAGCATCGCGCTCGCGGTGCGGCCGCGCGGGATCACCATCGGGCAGATGACGTGGACCGGGCCGTCGGGGCCGGACTCGTACCGGCTCCGGTTGAGTGCCTCACCCGCGTTGGCCAGGGAGGTGGTCTGCTGTTCGATCCGGGTTCCCACGGAGGCGCCCTGGTCGCGGGCGGCCAGGAAGTCTCCCGGATCGAGTCCGAACTGGTCCGCCGCCTGGTTGACGGCGTCGCCGAGCGCTTGGCGCGGATCGGCCCCTTGGGCTATCGCGCTCGCGGCCCCGCGCACTGTTTGCGCGAAGGACATGGGCGAGGACTCCTTTCGCTCAGTTGGGGACGTGCTTTTTCGGACGCGGTCCGCCTCCTCACGGTTCCGCTGTTCTGTCGGTAGGTCTGGAATCCTGCCACGTAGTTGCGGTTGATCGGGGCACGGGAAAACGACCGTCCGATAACGCCTCTGCTTCCTTCCGGGACGGACGTGGAAACACGCGGTCGCGCCGCCCCGGCCGTCCGCGTCCTCCGGTTCGACCGTGGCCGCGCCAGCCAGTCACGCAACTGCTCGTCGTCACTGAGGCTGATCAACTGCACCAGCCCCCGTTGTCGCGGTGGTCCGGGGCGCCCAGCAGATGGTCCTGCCAGTCCTCGGCGTACTCCCGCAACGCATCGACCATCTCCGTGAGCGCCTCGTCAAGGGTCGCGCCGTCCGCGGCGATCGGCAGCCCCGGAACGAGGACGGACCACCCCCTGCTCCGTGGACCACCTGAGCACGGGCGGGAGTCACGGTCGCGAGGTGGTGCCGCAGGCGTTCCCCGTCGACGACCGCGGCGCGCACCGTGTCGCGGCGCACCGTGGCCGCACGGCCCTGTTCCGCCGCGTCGAGGAGCGCTTCGCAGTGTCTGCGTGCCTCTGTGCGGCTGTCGCGGCGAACGGAAAGCATGAGACCCCCTGTCTTCACCCCAAGAATGCCGCTGCGGGGCGGGTGCGTCGAGTACTCGACGCACCCGCCCCGCAGCGAGCGGTCCCGGTCGGCGGCAGGGGAGGGGGCGACCCGTGGTCGCCCCCTCCCCTGGACGCGGGTGGCGCGCGGACGCGCCCGGGGTCAGCTGCAGCCGCTGGTGGAGCCGCAGCCCTCGCAGACGTAGCAGCTGCCGGACGGCCGCATCTTGGTGCCGCAGCTCACGCAGAGCGGCGCGTCGGTGCTGAAGCCCTGCCGGGCCTCGGCCGACTCCACCGTCGTACGGGGCTCGGACTCCCGGGGGACGGCGAGCGCGTCGGCTCCGCTCTCGGCGACCGGGGCGGACTGGGCGTAGGTGACCACCTGGGCGGCGACCTGCGCGGGGTCCTCGCCGGCGGCCTGGGCGGCGCGCTCCTCGGCGGAGAGCACGCCCAGCGCCGCGCGCTCCTCGTAGGGCAGGTAGTCCAGGGCCAGGCGGCGGAAGATGTAGTCCACCACCGACTGCGCCATCCGGATGTCGGGGTCGTCGGTCATCCCGGCCGGTTCGAAGCGCATGTTGGTGAACTTCTCCACGTAGGTCTCCAGCGGCACCCCGTACTGCAGGGCGATGGAGATCGCGATGGAGAAGGCGTCCATGATCCCGGCCAGGGTGGACCCCTGCTTGCCGAGCTTGAGGAACACCTCGCCCAGGCCGTCGTCGGGGTAGGAGCCCGCGGTGATGTAGCCCTCGGCCCCGCCGACGGTGAAGGAGACGGTCTGGCTGGGGCGCCGCTTGGGCAGCCGACGCCGCACCGGGCGCCGGACCTCGACGGTGCGGGGCGCCTGCTCGGCCTTCTCCCCCTCCTCCTTCTTCACGGTGGACAGCGGCTGGCCGACCTTGCAGTTGTCCCGGTAGACCGCCAGCGCCTTGAGGCCCTTCTTCCAGCCCTCGAAGTAGAGGCGCTCGAAGTCCTCGACCGTGGCCTCCTCGGGCACGTTGACGGTCTTGGAGACC
This window encodes:
- a CDS encoding SPFH domain-containing protein, which encodes MSFAQTVRGAASAIAQGADPRQALGDAVNQAADQFGLDPGDFLAARDQGASVGTRIEQQTTSLANAGEALNRSRYESGPDGPVHVICPMVIPRGRTASAMLPVILLVVLGLVGSLVTLAIPGATLVLFGPHYWLLVVAIGAFSWWRQGMVMVPDGCVALISKFGKLEQIVGPGRVTLFNPWKRVSYIVNTTREYPFNAPIREAPTKSGVKASVDLFLQFRIEDPVEFVFTLGAVQGFQDKLNNAISETTRSLIYEQQASEIYDLVGENTARLLDQLNQQFLPAVRLTNANITHAEPSSQEYRMDLAAPEMVRVAKEAYTYEYQLQLRKEQNEGDLNKELASLTETLSAIQADIAQYQAQMDTALERETNRARALARQRFVEAESTAQANAALLEAQALDIRAVSAAEAPEILNYRFQQDLLDKLEAVADSLPQLVQIGDGETAIDFLQVAQQLIGGADQVLFSEEDIAAIRVRLAEIEERIAAREPEIVALLGEQDTAEAVQPDPGASDPGADRVEEIRQSVAEPGAEQPESHPWGGQ